The proteins below are encoded in one region of Mycteria americana isolate JAX WOST 10 ecotype Jacksonville Zoo and Gardens chromosome 22, USCA_MyAme_1.0, whole genome shotgun sequence:
- the G6PC3 gene encoding glucose-6-phosphatase 3, whose protein sequence is MDALHTAGIRFAEALQSGPPWLEKFWISVTSLADPKCIFTVCFPLAYFLDRKVGVSVLWIGLVSEWLNVVLKWFLFGERPFWWVHESGLASKEPVALRQFPVSCETGPGSPSGHCMITGAALWPLVTALTTLASRHSRSLAAKLSPFGAYALLLLAVGLSRVFVLAHFPHQVVGGILAGAALGWGLQARTPVTRAPGFFVTAALALLLSSLALHSLVIAAGIDVDWSIRLATKWCSDRAWLRLDTRPFASVCRDAGTALGLGLAAGFPLHRGERLDPRQRVAGAALALGAVQGLHRLLQPVDATLWYGTSFLKYAAGPWLVASLLPRLVLSLAHPRGSPHTE, encoded by the exons ATGGATGCCCTGCACACCGCTGGGATCCGCTTCGCAGAGGCTCTGCAGTCCGGGCCGCCCTGGCTGGAAAAGTTCTGGATCTCCGTGACCTCCCTGGCCGATCCCAAATGCATCTTCACCGTCTGTTTCCCTCTCGCCTATTTTCTCGACCGCAAGGTGGGGGTGTCGGTGCTGTGGATCGGCCTGGTGTCAGAGTGGCTCAACGTGGTCCTCAAATG GTTCTTATTCGGGGAGCGCCCGTTCTGGTGGGTCCATGAGTCGGGGCTCGCCAGCAAGGAGCCGGTCGCGCTGCGCCAGTTCCCCGTCTCCTGCGAAACGGGACCGG GGAGCCCCTCCGGCCACTGCATGATCACCGGGGCAGCCCTCTGGCCCCTTGTCACCGCTCTGACGACGCTGGCATCCAGACACTCCAGGAG CCTGGCGGCGAAGCTGAGCCCCTTCGGCGCCTacgccctgctcctgctggccgtGGGGCTCTCGCGGGTCTTCGTCCTGGCCCACTTCCCCCATCAGGTGGTTGGCGGCATCCTGGccg gggcagccctgggctgggggctgcaggctcGCACCCCGGTCACCCGCGCCCCAGGCTTCTTCGTCACGGCAGCGCTGGCCCTGCTGCTCAGCTCCCTCGCCCTGCACAGCCTGGTGATCGCCGCCGGCATCGACGTCGACTG GTCCATCCGCCTGGCCACCAAATGGTGCTCCGACCGCGCCTGGCTCCGCCTCGACACCCGGCCCTTCGCCTCCGTCTGCCGCGACGCTGGcactgccctggggctggggctggccgccGGCTTCCCCTTGCACCGGGGGGAGCGGCTGGACCCCCGGCAGCGCGTGGCCGGTGCCGCGCTGGCCCTGGGGGCCGTGCAGGGCCTGCACCGGCTGCTGCAGCCGGTGGACGCAACCCTGTGGTACGGCACCAGCTTCCTCAAGTACGCTGCCGGGCCCTGGCTGGTGGcgtccctcctgccccggctcgtCCTCTCCCTCGCCCAcccgcggggctccccccacACGGAGTAG